DNA from Nocardioides seonyuensis:
TCCTCGGTGAGGTCGAGGAGTGCAGGGAAGCCGGTCGAAGGGTCGATCAGTCGCGCGGGGTCGGGTGCGCCGTAGTCGGTGGGGTCGACCTTGTTCCACCCCGGGGTGAAGGGGATCTGGGCGTAGACCGTGTCGTCGATCGCCACGACGGGGACGTCCACGCTCTGCCCGGAGAGGACCACGGTGATGGTGCCCTCGAACGCGGGAGCCGAGGTGGCCACGCCGGCGGCCTTGGTGATGCCCGTGACGCCGTCGGGGAGGTTGCGGGTCGAGAGGTCCAGCTGCAGCCCAGTGGTCTCGCTGAGGTTGGTGGCGGCCTCCGCGAGCACCTCCTCCGGGCTCTGCTCCGCGACCTCGCTGGATGCGTCGTCGCCCGAGCAGGCGGCGAGGGAGGGGACGAGGAGGAGAGCGGCGGCCAGGGCACCGAGGGTGCGGAGGCGTGGGGCAGTCATGCGATCAGCCTTCCACACGGGCAGCGGCGCCGATCTGGGACGCCACCGGCGACGAGACGGCGGCGATCGGCTGTGCTGCGGCGATGCCCGAGCCGTCCCGCTTGCCCGTGGCCTCCGGTAGCTCGACGGGTGAACCGCTGGCTGCGGCGGCCCTGGCGGGCGCCGGTCCCGCCCAGGCCAGGACCAGGGTGTCCTCGCCCTTGAGGAAGCGGTGGCAGCGGACGCCGCCGGTGGCGCGCCCCTTGGGCGGGTACTCGCCGAACGGCGTCACCTTCAGCGCACCGGGCTCAGTTCCCGGCAGTGCGGTCGATGAGCCCGACGCGGTGACGACGACTGCGTCGGCTGGGTCGAACGCTCCGAAGAAGACCACCCGCTGGCCGGCGGCGAGCTTGATTCCCGCCATCCCACCGCCCGCTCGGCCCTGGGGCCGGACCCCGGCGGCACCGAAGTGGAGGAGCTGGGCGTCGCTCGTGATGAAGCACAGCTCCTCCTCGCCCGTGACCAGCTGGACCGCGCCCACGACCTCGTCGTCGTCCTTGAGGGTGACGACGTCCCACTCGTCACGGCTGAGGACCTCGGGGTTGACCCGCTTGACGATGCCCGCGCGGGTGCCGAGCGCGAGCCCGGCTCCCTCGGTCGTGAGCGGCGCCAGTGCCAACGCCCGTTCGCCGGGCTGGAGCGCGACGAACTCGCTCAGGGGCAGGCCGCCCTGGAGGTTGGGGTCGTTGGCCGAGTCGGGGAGCGCCGGCATGTCGAGCACGCCGAGCCGGACGAGCCGGCCGCGGCTCGTGACCACGCCCACCTCCCCGCGCACCGTGCTCGGGACCGCGCTCACGACGACGTCGTGGTTGGCGCGGCTCTCCCCGTGACCCGGGGGCTGGGTCGAGCCGCTGCGCGCGAGCAGCCCGGTGGAGGAGAGGAAGACGAAGCACGGGTCGTCGGCGACCTCCAGCGCGGTGGCCGCTGCGGTGGCCGGGGCGCCGGCGCTTGCCAGCAGGATGGTGCGACGCGGGGTCCCGTAGGCCTTCGCGACCTCGGCGAGCTCGTCCGAGACGACCTTCCGCAGCAGGCGCTCGTCGGCGAGGATCGCGTCAAGCGCCTCGATCGTGCGCTCGAGCTCGTCCTTCTCCTTCTCGAGCTCGATCCGGGAGAACTTCGTGAGCCTGCGCAGGGGCATGTCGAGGATGTAGTCGGCCTGGATCTCGGAGAGGTCGAAGACCGAGCGCAGCCGCTCCTTGGCAGCGGATGCGTTGTCGGAGGAGCGGATCAGCTGGATGACCTCGTCGATGTCGAGGATGGCGACGAGCAGACCGGCCACGAGGTGCAGGCGGTCGGCGGCCTTGCCCCGGCGGAAGGTCGAGCGGCGGCGTACGACGTCGAAGCGGTGCTCGAGGAAGACCTCGAGCATCTGCTTGAGGCCGAGCGTGCGCGGCTGGCCGTCGACGAGCGCGACGGCGTTGATGCCGAAGGAGTCCTCCATCGGCGTCAGCTTGTAGAGCTGCTCGAGGAGCGCCTCGGGGTGGAAGCCGTTCTTGACCTCGATGACCAGGCGGAGGTCGTTGTCGCGGTCGGTGAGGTCCTTGATGTCGGAGATCCCCTGGAGCTTCTTGGCGAGGACCAGGGTCTTGATGCGCTCGATGACCCGCTCGGTTCCGACGCCGTAGGGGAGCTCGGTGATCACGATGCCCTTGCGGCGCGGGGTGACCGACTCGATCCGAGCCGTGGCGCGCATCCTGAAGGTCCCACGACCGGACTCGTAGGCATCGCGGATGCCCTCGAGGCCGACGATCTTGCCGCCGGTGGGGAGGTCGGGCCCCGGGACGAACCGCATCAGGTCGTCCAGCGTGGCCCGGGGGTGGGTGACGAGGTGACGCAGCGCCTGCACGACCTCCACGAGGTTGTGCGGCGCGATGTTGGTGGCCATGCCGACCGCGATCCCGGCCGAGCCGTTGACCAGCAGGTTGGGGATGGCCGCCGGCAGGACGACCGGCTCCATCTCACGGGAGTCGTAGTTGGGCTTGAAGTCGACGGTGTCCTCGTCGATCGAGGCGGTCATCGCGACGGCCGGGGGTGCCATCCGGCACTCGGTGTAGCGCATCGCGGCAGGGGAGTCGTCGGGCGAGCCGAAGTTCCCGTGGCCGTCGACCATGGGCAGCCGCATCGACCACGGCTGGGCCATGCGGACCAGGGCGTCGTAGATCGCGCCGTCCCCGTGGGGGTGTAGCCGGCCCATGACCTCGCCGACGACGCGGGCGCTCTTCACGTGGCCGCGGTCGGGCCGCAGGCTCATGTCGTCCATCGTGTAGAGGATGCGCCGGTGCACGGGCTTGAGACCGTCTCGAGCGTCGGGCAGCGCGCGGGAGTAGATGACGGAGTAGGCGTACTCCAGGAACGAGGACTGCATCTCGTCCCCGATGTCGGTGTCGAGGATGTGCTCCTCGAAGTCGTCCGGGAGCGGTGCCTGCTTCGTCGTGCGTCTCGCCATGGCGGCATTCTCCCCGTACGACGGGGGCACGCGACGCGGGGCTCGCCGGTGATGACGGATCCCTCGGCTAGATTGCTCGGCGTGACCGATGTGCAGGCAGGAGAGCCCCCGCCGCCGCCGCGCCACTGGGAGGCGGACGTCCTGCTGCGCGACGGCAGGACCGCGCACATCAGGCCGATCCGGCCCGAGGACCGCCAGCTGCTCGTCGACTTCTACAGCCGGGTCTCCGACGAGTCCAAGTACTACCGGTTCTTCTCCCCGATGCCGCAGCTGTCCGAGCGTGACCTCACCAGGTTCACCCACGTGGACCACCGCGACCGGGTCGCGTTCGTCCTGCTGGTCGGGGGCGCCATGATCGCCGTCGGGCGCTACGACACCATCGAGCCCGGGGAGGCGGAGGTCGCGTTCCTCGTCGAGGACAAGCACCAGGGCCGGGGCATCGGGCAGCTGCTCCTCGAGCACCTCGCCCAGGCCGGTCGCGAGCGAGGGATCGAGTCGTTCGTGGCTGAGGTGCTTCCCGACAACCAGGCGATGATCCACACGTTCCGGGACGCGGGATACCAGGTGAAGAGCGCCTACGAGGACGGCGTCGTCGAGCTCGTGTTCCGCATCGACCCGACCGAGACAGCGATCGGGGTCATGCAGCAGCGCGAGCACCGCGCCGAGTCGGCCTCGATCGAGAAGTTCTTCCGGCCCCGCTCCGTCGCCGTCATCGGCGCCAGCCGACGCCAGGACACGATCGGCCAGGTGCTCGTGCGCAACCTCGTGCTCGGCGGCTACACCGGCCGCGTGCACGTCGTGAACCCCAGTGCCGACTCGGTCTCCGGGATGCCCGCCTGGGACTCCGTCGCCGACATTCCCGGCGGGGTGGACGTGGCGATCGTCGCGGTCCCGGCCGACGCCGTCCAGGACGTCGTGCTCGACTGCGCGGCCAAGGGCGTCCACGGTCTGGTGGTGATCTCCTCGGGGTTCGCCGAGACAGGGGAGGAGGGTCGGCTGCGCCAGCGTCGCCTGGTCGGCCTCGCGCGCTCCTACGGGCTGCGCCTGATCGGCCCCAACGCGCTCGGGATCATCAACACCGATCCCGAGGTGTCCATCAACGCCTCGCTCTCGAGCGTGATGCCGCCCCGCGGTCGCGCCGGGTTCTTCTGCCAGTCCGGGGCACTCGGGTCCGCGATCCTGGAGAAGGTGCAGAACCGCGGGCTCGGGTTGACGACGTTCGTCAGCGCCGGCAACCGCGCGGACGTCTCGGGCAACGACCTCCTCCAGTACTGGGAGGAGGACGAGGCGACCGAGGTGGTCCTCCTCTACCTGGAGTCCATCGGCAATCCGCGCAAGTTCTCCCGCGTCGCCCGTCGGGTGAGCCGTCGCAAGCCGATCATCGCCGTGCGCTCGGGGCGCAGCTCGCAGGGAGTCCCGATGGGGCACGCGGTCCGCAAGATCGCCGCCCCGACCGAGGCGGTCGATGCGATGTTCCGCCAGGCCGGAATCATCCAGGTGGAGTCGCTGGAGGAGATGTTCGACGTCGCCCAGCTCCTCGCCCACCAGCCGCTGCCGCGGGGGCGGCGTGTTGCGCTCGTGGGCAACTCCGACGCGCTGGGCCTGCTCGCCGCCGATGCCGCCAACTCGGTCGGCCTGGTGGTCAACAAGCAGGTCGCGCTGGGCGCCGAGGCCACCGCCGACGACTTCGAGGACGCGCTGGACGCGGCCATCGACGATCCCGAGGTCGATGCTGTTGCCGCCATCTACATCCCACCGCTGAACGTCTCGGGAGAAGACGTCGCCAACGTGCTGGCCGCGGTGGGGGAGCAGTCCGACAAGCCGATCGTGACCACCTTCCTCGGGACCGAGGGCGTGCCCGAGCTCCTGCGCGTCCCTGACGTTGCGGGGTCGAGCGCCGGCCGCGGCTCGGTGCCGTCGTACCCCGCCGTGGAGGCAGCGATCCGCGCCCTGGCGCGGGTCGTGGAGTACTCCATGTGGCTGCGCACCCCCCAGCTGGCCGCCGGTGACGAGGAGCTGGTCGACCGGGACGCGGCGCGCAGCCTCGTCAACGAGCTGCTGATGCGTCACCCCGGCGGCCGTGACCTCGACCACTCCGAGCAGCAGGCGCTGCTGGCCGCCTACGGGATCGAGCTCTGGGACACCCGGCCCGTCAGCACCCTGGAGGCAGCCGTGGCTGCCGGGGAGGAGCTCGGCTGGGACGTCGTCCTCAAGGCGACCGCCGACCACCTCCGCGACCGGCCGGACCTCGCCCACGTGTGGCGCAACATCGACGACGCTGCCGAGATGGAGCACGCATGGGCGACGCTCTTCGCGCTCATCACCGACGCCGAGCGGGCGGGGTTCGTGGTGCAGCGCAACGCACCTCCCGGGGTCCCCGTGGGCGTCTCGACGATGGAGGACCCGCTGTTCGGTCCGGTGATCTCCTTCGGCATCGGAGGTCCGTTGACCGAGCTGCTGGGCGATCGCTCCTACCGCATCCCGCCACTGGCTGCCCATGACGCCCAGGACATGGTGCGCGAGATCAAGGCGTCCCCGCTGCTGTTCGGCTACCGGGGCAGCGAGATCGTCGACGTGGCCGAGATCGAGCAGCTTGTGCGCCGGGTCGCCCAGCTGCAGAACGACCTCCCGCAGGTCCGTCAGCTCCAGCTTCCGCTGGTGCTAGCGGGGGCAGACGGGGCGGCCGTCCTGGGAGCATCCATCCGTATCGAGCCCGTGCTCGACCCGCGTTCGGACTCCTTCGTACGACGTCTCAGCACCCCGCCGGGAGACACCATCCCCGACTGAGCGCCCGAGTGAGCCACCGACTGGGCACGGCCGGAGGTGTGCGTGACAGACTGCCGTCATGCGCAGCAGAACCACCGACGGCGGCGTGTCGGGTGACCTCCGCGACGACATCAACCGCACGGGCTACTACCCCGACGTGGTCGCGGACGGGGTGTTCTCCGCGACCGGCGGCGAGGAGGTGGTCTCCTACTTCGTCCACCACGAGACGACCTTCGACCACGAGGAGGTCCGCCGACACCTCACGGTGCTGGTGCTGACCCCCACCCGCCTGGTGATCGCGCACACCGACGAGCACCCCGGCGACGACATGCTTCCCGAGCCCTACACCTCGACGACGAGCGAGGCGGTCATGCTCAGCGCGATCCGCACCGTCATCGTCACTCGCATGGTGGCCAACCCCACCAAGGGACCCGGCAAGCCGGCCGAGGCAGTCCTCACCATCGGCTGGGGAGGCGTCGGGCGGCTGGACCTCGAGCCGGCCGGGTGCTCGGACCCCCAGTGCGAGGCCGATCACGGCTACACCGGGACGATCGCCGGCGACGACTACAACCTGCGCGTCTCAGCCGCAGCAGAGGGGGAGGAGGCCGTCGCGGGACTGCTGGCCTTCGCCGACGCCCTCTCCCAGCGGACACGCGGGTGACCGACACGGCGCTGAGCGCATTCACGGTTCCGGCCTACGGTAAGCGGTCGCTCGCCGACGTCCTGCCGGCCGTCGGCAGAGCGCTGGGCGTGCCGCTGCAGGCGGCCGCCACCGACCTCGAGCTGCCCGAGGCTGACTCCTACGTGGTGTTCCTCGTCGACGGGATGGGCTCGGAGCTCCTCAAGCGTCACGGCCACGCGGCGCCCTACCTCTCCGCGCTGATGGAGGGCAGCGCCGCCGGGACGGCAGGAGTGCCCTCGACCACGGCGACGTCCCTGACGTCCCTCGGCACGGGGCTGCCCCCGGGCGGGCACGGTCTCGTGGGCTACACCGCCCGGATCCCCGGCACGGACCGGTTGCTCAACCACCTGCAGTGGGACAAGCAGGTCGATCCGCTCGAGTGGCAGCCGAACCCCACCGTCTTCGCGCGACTGGCTGCCGCCGGTGTCGACGTCACCTCGGTGAACAAGCGCGACTTCCACGGCACCGGCCTCACCTTGGCCTCCCAGCGCGGAGCCGTCTACGTGGGGGCGGACCGTGTCGGCGAGCGCATCGCCGGCGTGGTGAAGGCGGCCGCTACCTCACCCTCGCTCACCTACGTCTACGACTCCGACCTCGACTGGACGGGCCACAAGTTCGGGGTTGCCTCGACCCAGTGGCTCCAGCAGCTGGCCATGGTGGACGCCCAGGCCGAGCACCTGCGCGAGTCGCTGCCGGACTCCACGCGCCTGGTGGTCGTGGCGGACCACGGAATGATCGACAGCCCCGACCACGAACGCATCGACGTCGACGAGCGGCTGGAGCTGCGGGACGGCGTGGCGCTGCTGGGCGGTGAGGCGCGCTTCCGCCACCTCTACTGCTCCGCAGGGGCCGTCGACGACGTCGTCGCCACGTGGCGCTCGGTGCTGGGGGAGCGTGCTGACGTGCTCACCCGCGAGGAGGTCGTGGCGCGCGGATGGCTGGGCGACGTCAGCCCCGGCGTGGGGCCCCGACTGGGTGACGTCATGGTCGCCTGCCGGGGGGAGACGGCCATCTTCTCCTCGGCGGACTTCCCCTACGAGAGGACGCTCGTGGGCCTGCACGGCTCGCTGACCCCGGCGGAGATGCTGATCCCGATCCTGGTCGGGTGACACCGGCCGGCAGCGCACCGAGCGGTTGACAGCAGGGCGATCAACCGAACGGGAGCGGCTCCGGAGCCAGGCTGACGGCCTTGGCCCGGTCGGCCGTGAGGCGGCGGCGGTGGTGCTGGCGACACAGCACCTCGTAGGCAACCTCCACGTCGTCGTCGCCGGGCGTGGGCACCGTCGGGTCGACGTCACCGACGACGATGACCTCACCCTCGGTGACCATCACGCCGTTCTCGGTGCGGGCGTTGTGCGTCGCGCGCTTGCCGCACCAGCACAGCGCCTCCACCTGTAGCACGTTCATCCTGTCGGCCAGCTCGACCAGGCGTGCGCTGCCCGGGAAGAGCGCCGTGCGGAAGTCGGTGAGGATCCCGAACGCGAACACGTCGATCTGGAGCTCGTCGACGACCTTGGCGAGCTGGTCGACCTGGTCGGGGGTGTAGAACTGCGCCTCGTCGCAGATCAGGTAGTCGACACGCGCACCGTGGGTGAGCGAGTCCACGACGTACTTCCAGAAGTCGAAGTCGTCGGTGACCTCGAGGGCGTCATGGGTCAGCCCCAGGCGACTCGAGACCACCGACTGCCCAGCCCGGTCGTGGGTCGTGAAGATGCGCCCCACGCGCCCCCGGGCAGCGTGGTTGTGGTTGGTCTGGAGGGCGAGCGTGGACTTGCCGGAGTCCATGGTCCCGGTGAAGAAGTGAAGTTCAGCCATGTCGCGAGAGATCTTGTCACGTCGCACCGACACGGTCGCCCGTGGCACGCTGGCTGGGTGGACTCACCCCTGATCTCGGCCGACGAGCTCGGCGGTGTCCTCGGCGCGGTGACCGTGCTCGACGTGCGCTACACCACCGGGGCAGGGGGTGGTGCTGACGAGCACGCGGCGGGTCACGTCCCGGGCGCGCCGTACGTCGATCTCGACACCCACCTGGCAGCGCAGCCCGGCGAGCCGGTCGACGCGCGTGGCCGCCACCCGCTCCCGGAGCCTGAACGCTTCGTCGACGCCATGCGGTCGCTGGGCGTGAGTCGTGGACGCCCGGTGGTGGTCTACGACGACTGGCAGGGACGAGCCGCCGCCCGGGCCTGGTGGCTGCTCCGCCACTACGCCCACCCGAGCGTGCGTGTCCTCGACGGGGGATGGAGCGCGTGGCGGGCTGCCGGCGGCCCGGTGGAGACGGGCGAGGTGGTCGCCGCACCGGGAGACTTCCAGGGCTCTCCCGGGTCGATGCCGGTCGTGGATGCCCATGGTGTCGGCACCGTCGACGTGCTGCTGGATGCTCGCGCCCCTGAGCGCTTCCGGGGTGAGGCCGAGCCGCTCGACCCGGTGGCAGGTCACATACCGGGGGCCGTGAACGTCGACACCACCTGCAACCTCGACGGGCGCGGACTGTTCAAGGACGTGCGCGAGCTGCAGCGGCTCTACGCCGCCGCCGGTGCCACCCCCGACGTCGAGGTCGCGGTCTACTGCGGCTCGGGCGTCACCGCCGCCCACGACGTGCTGGCCCTCGCGGCGGCGGGCGTCCGGGCGTCGCTCTACGCCGCGAGCTGGAGCGGGTGGGTCGCCGACGTCACGCACCCGATCGAGACCGGGGCGTGATTCCGAGCCGTGGGTGAGGCGAGGATCGGGATCTCCGGCTGGACCTACGCGGCGTGGCGGGGTGACTTCTACCCGCCCGGCCTGCCGCAGCGTCGTGAGCTCGAGTACGCCTCGTCGTGCCTGACCTCGATCGAGGTCAACGGGTCGTTCTACTCGTTGCAGCGGCCCTCCTCCTGGCAGCGGTGGCGCGCCGAGACTCCGGAGGACTTCGTCTTCGCGGTGAAGGGCGGACGCTTCATCACCCACCTCAAGCGCTTGCGGGATGTCGAGGCCCCGCTGGCGAACTTCTTCGCCTCCGGCGTCCTGGCGCTCGGTCCGAAGCTCGGGCCCCTGCTGTGGCAGCTTCCCGAGAACCTCGGCTACGACCCCGACCTCGTCGAGGCGTTCCTACGCCTCCTGCCTCGTACGACGACCGAGGCGGTCGAGCTCGCCGGCCGCCGCGACGACCGGCTGGACGACGACCGGGTGCACCTGGCCGCGGAGGAGCCGGAGCGCCCCCTCCGGCACGCGTTGGAGTTCCGGAGCCCGAGCTTCGACGTCCCGTCGCTCTACCAGCAGCTGGAGCGTCATGGCGTCGCCTGCGTCCTGGCCGACACTGCGGGGCGCTGGCCGCGGGTCGACCGGGACACCGCTGACTTCCACTACGCGCGGCTGCACGGTGACAAGGAGCTCTACGCCAGCGGCTACTCCGCCCGGGCACTCGATGAGTGGGCCGCCACCGTGCAGCGATGGCGACGGGCAGGCGATGCCTACGCCTACTTCGACAATGACGTGAAGGGGTTCGCGCCGCACGATGCGATGGCCTTGCTGGAGCGGCTCAGCCGGTGACCTCGACCGGGTCGCCCGTCCGGATCAGTCCGGTCGTCTCAGGGATGAGGAACATGGCGAACATCGGCAGACCGTCGAAGAGCCGGTGCCGGGCGAGGGTCCGGACCGGTTCGCGGGCGGTGCGCAACGTCTCGGGGTCGAGGGTCGTCATCACGCAGCGGTCGACCTTCTTGGCGACCCGGAACCCCACCCCTCCGACCCGGACGCGACTCCAGCGGTCCTCGGCGAACGGCTCGTCCCCGTCCACCACCAGGTTGGGACGGAAGCGCAGCATCGGGAGCGGGTCCTGTGGAGCCTCGCCCTCCTCGATCCTGCGCTCGTCGATCCACCTGTTGAGCTGGAGCAGGGAGGCCTCTGACGCGATGGTGACCGGGTAGCCGTCCGCGAAGGCAGTGTGGTCGCCGGGGGAGGAGAACTCGGGGTTGAGCCCACGCCGGGACGGATCGTCGCACCAGACCAGCCGAAGGCCGTCCCGACCGAGAGCCTTGCTCACCCAGGCGTCCGCCTCGGGGCCCGCCGGGACGCCCTGCAGCTCGTGCTTGTGCACGCGGGCGCGCACCAGGGGGCCCGTCGGCTCCTGGACGGTCAGGTCGTCCAGTCCCGCCGCTCGCAGGCGCAGCCCCTGAGTGACGGATCGGTCCGTGGCGGGGGTGTCTGCGGTGATGGTGAACAGCGAGTGCTCCTTGCGCGCACAGACCAGGACGCCGTCGGCATCGACGACCACCCAGGACCGGTCGTCCGCGAGGCCGCTGCGGAGCACGACGGCCTCGCCGAGCGGCCGGATCGCGGTGCTCTTGACGGGATGGACGTTGAGGCCGGTCAGCCTCATTCGCCCTTCCCACCGCCGAACATGATCTCGTCCCAGCTCGGCACGGACGCGCGGCCGCGCTTCTTGGCCGGCCGCGGCGCGGGCTGCTCGTCGGGGGCTGGTGCTGGGGCCGCGGCGCTCTCCTCCACCTGGTCGATCTCGGTGGTGTCATCGGCCTCGGCCGCGGGATGCGGAGCCTCCGCGGACCGATCGGCGTCGGTCACCATCTCGATCGCGTCGTCCCCCAGGGGGAGCTCGTCGGGGGGACGGAGCTGAGCCGTCGCGCCCGGGCCGCGGAGATGTCGTCGACGGCGACCTCCGTCACCGCGGAGGCAGGCGCCACATCGTCCCCGACCAGCCACCGGGCGTCCTCGTCGTCGACCGTGACGAAGTTGCCCCGGGCATCGAAGGAGAAGGCCGCGGTGCCGGAGCGGGTGCCGGTCGCGAAGGCGCCGGTGAGGGTCCAGCGGCCGTCCTCGCGACGCCAGGCGTCCCACTGGACGGTGGCGGGGTCCACGTTGTGCTCGCGAAGCTGGGCGGCGACGGCCTCGCCGAGGGTCCGCGCGCCGGAGTCGTTGCCACGGCGTCGTACGGAGGCGAGCTGGGCGCGCTCGGCGACGTGGGCCCGCTCGGCCAGGACAGGGGCAGCGAAGGGCATGATCTTGTCGACCGTCGTGCTCGCCGCCTGGGCCACGGCGTCCGGTGTCTCCCCGGCGCGGATGCGGCTCTGGATGTCGCGCGGGCGGAGGGTTGATTCCATCGGGATCTCCAACTGGCCGCTCGGGAACGGACCGGTGCGTGCGTCGTCGCCCCTGAGGGCGGCCTGGAGCCGGGCGTCGACGACCAGGGTGAACTCCCGGCCGGCGTCGTCGACCAGGAGCAGGCGATGCCCGTCGTCGCTGCGTCCCGCAAGCGTCAACTGGGCCATGTGGATCGCTCCTGGGTGGACTTGTGCACCGGTTCGAAACGACCCTACGCCAGCGCAGGGCCCCGCTGGCCTAACCTGCCCTCGTGCCGCCTGCCGATTTCTCACCTGACGAGCTCGCCACGGCCTTCGTGGTGCTCGACATGGTCGGGATCTTCGTCTTCGCCGTCACCGGAGCACTGGTGGCGGTGCGCAAGCACCTCGACGTCTTCGCTGCGCTCGTGCTCGCCGGGGTGACGGGTCTGGGCGGTGGCTTCATCCGCGACGTGCTGCTCGGGGCGACGCCGCCGGCCGCCCTCGAGGACTGGCGCTACCTGACCGTGCCGGTGGCGGCCGGCCTGCTGACCTTCGTCTTCCACCCCACGGTCGGCCGGCTCGAGCGTGTGGTGACACTGTTCGACGCCTTCGGCCTGGCGCTCTTCTGCGTCACGGGCGCTGCCAAGGCGGTGTCCCTCGGCGTGGGACCGGTCCCGGCGGCGCTGCTCGGCATGGTGACCGCTGTCGGCGGCGGCATGATCCGCGACGTGCTGGCCGGCCGCGTGCCGGTCGTCTTCGACGGCGTCCTCTACGCCACGCCGGCTCTGGCGGGCGCTGCGGTCGTCGTCGTGCTCGACCGGGCGGGAGCCTCGTTCGCGATCGTGGCGGCGGCAGGGTTCACGACGTGCCTGGGCTGGCGCCTCCTGGCGCTGGTGCGCGGGTGGCGCGCCCCGATGCCGCGTGGCCCGGCGAACGTCTGAGGCTCACGAGCCCAGGACGCGACGGAGGTAGGCGTTGGCGAACACCCGGTCCGGGTCGAGACGCTCACGCATCGCGAGGAAGTCCTCGAAGCGGTCGTAGACAGGGGCGAGGTCCTCGGCGGTCCGGGTGTGGAGCTTTCCCCAGTGCGGCCGGCCACCGGCGGCTCGCAGGACCTCCTCGACCGCTGAGAAGTACGGCGTGTGGTCGACGTCGCGGGGGACGTGGAACGCGAGATACATGCTGTCGCGTCCCGACGCGGTCGAGAGGGGGATGTCGTCGGCCGGAGCGGTGCGGACCTCCACCGGGAAGCTGATGCGCCAGTCGCTGGCCTCGATGACGCGTCGACACTCGCGCAGCACCTCGAGGCCGACCGCGCGCGGGACGGCGTACTCCATCTCCCTGAAGACGACCCGCCTCGGCGACACGAAGACCCGGTGCGGGACGTCGCTGTAGGTGCGCTCGGACAGTGCGCGGCCGGCCACCTGGCTGATGAGCGGAACCGCGCGGGGCACTCGGTTGCCGACCCGCACGAGGCCGCCGAAGACGGCGTTGGACAGGAAGTCGTCCTCCCACCACGACGCCAGCCGCCCGGCCGGCGACTGCTCGCCGGGCTCGAGGTCGGTGCGGACGTTCTGCTTGACCATCATGCGGTCGGTG
Protein-coding regions in this window:
- the sepH gene encoding septation protein SepH, which produces MAQLTLAGRSDDGHRLLLVDDAGREFTLVVDARLQAALRGDDARTGPFPSGQLEIPMESTLRPRDIQSRIRAGETPDAVAQAASTTVDKIMPFAAPVLAERAHVAERAQLASVRRRGNDSGARTLGEAVAAQLREHNVDPATVQWDAWRREDGRWTLTGAFATGTRSGTAAFSFDARGNFVTVDDEDARWLVGDDVAPASAVTEVAVDDISAARARRLSSVPPTSSPWGTTRSRW
- the sepH gene encoding septation protein SepH encodes the protein MVTDADRSAEAPHPAAEADDTTEIDQVEESAAAPAPAPDEQPAPRPAKKRGRASVPSWDEIMFGGGKGE
- a CDS encoding sulfurtransferase is translated as MDSPLISADELGGVLGAVTVLDVRYTTGAGGGADEHAAGHVPGAPYVDLDTHLAAQPGEPVDARGRHPLPEPERFVDAMRSLGVSRGRPVVVYDDWQGRAAARAWWLLRHYAHPSVRVLDGGWSAWRAAGGPVETGEVVAAPGDFQGSPGSMPVVDAHGVGTVDVLLDARAPERFRGEAEPLDPVAGHIPGAVNVDTTCNLDGRGLFKDVRELQRLYAAAGATPDVEVAVYCGSGVTAAHDVLALAAAGVRASLYAASWSGWVADVTHPIETGA
- a CDS encoding DUF72 domain-containing protein translates to MGEARIGISGWTYAAWRGDFYPPGLPQRRELEYASSCLTSIEVNGSFYSLQRPSSWQRWRAETPEDFVFAVKGGRFITHLKRLRDVEAPLANFFASGVLALGPKLGPLLWQLPENLGYDPDLVEAFLRLLPRTTTEAVELAGRRDDRLDDDRVHLAAEEPERPLRHALEFRSPSFDVPSLYQQLERHGVACVLADTAGRWPRVDRDTADFHYARLHGDKELYASGYSARALDEWAATVQRWRRAGDAYAYFDNDVKGFAPHDAMALLERLSR
- a CDS encoding MOSC domain-containing protein, with protein sequence MRLTGLNVHPVKSTAIRPLGEAVVLRSGLADDRSWVVVDADGVLVCARKEHSLFTITADTPATDRSVTQGLRLRAAGLDDLTVQEPTGPLVRARVHKHELQGVPAGPEADAWVSKALGRDGLRLVWCDDPSRRGLNPEFSSPGDHTAFADGYPVTIASEASLLQLNRWIDERRIEEGEAPQDPLPMLRFRPNLVVDGDEPFAEDRWSRVRVGGVGFRVAKKVDRCVMTTLDPETLRTAREPVRTLARHRLFDGLPMFAMFLIPETTGLIRTGDPVEVTG
- a CDS encoding trimeric intracellular cation channel family protein, with translation MPPADFSPDELATAFVVLDMVGIFVFAVTGALVAVRKHLDVFAALVLAGVTGLGGGFIRDVLLGATPPAALEDWRYLTVPVAAGLLTFVFHPTVGRLERVVTLFDAFGLALFCVTGAAKAVSLGVGPVPAALLGMVTAVGGGMIRDVLAGRVPVVFDGVLYATPALAGAAVVVVLDRAGASFAIVAAAGFTTCLGWRLLALVRGWRAPMPRGPANV